The region ataagatTTGTCaaaacggtttttttttattattcgcCCTCCCAGGActagaaacaatttttttttatttcaaatagaAAAATTGATAAAGTGAAAACCAAATAATACACTAATAAGtttatcaaatattttcattttcaaggtCTTCGTCtgacataaaataaaaatcgtcaaTTTCATCTCCAATTTTCTCAATTTGATCCTGGCCTTCAAAATTGTACAATAAAAGGCTTAAAACTTCTTAAGGAAGTTCCATACTTTTATGCTTCCGAATTCGATTCATAGGGTTTGTTGAAGAAATAACAGGATCAGAAGTATCAAAGGCTCTGTTGAAAACATCCATGAAATTATTAACACGACTATGCTTCCGTGGGTTATGCAGTCTATCTtctttataactttttttgcGTGCTTGCGACGCTTCTTCTCCGAAACAGCCAACGGGAAGTATTGtattttccataattttcCTTGAGTGGACAATAATTTTGTGAACAGTTGCCGTCATTGGCAACCATGGATAACAATCCACAATTTGTTCCCcagttttaaaacaaaattgttcAAATTTCTCCAAATCAATTGGCAGTTGACAAGACAAGAAAATGAATATAACTCTTAAGTTCCGAATTTGCAGGCAATTTGCAAACTTCttctcaaaaaattttttttttctcttgcaGATCTTCCATTTACCATTTATATTTAGGCAAAATAAGCTATTCTTtttcaaattgtttttgtgttttacaACATCCATGTTTCTACTTATTTTGCTCgaaataaaatcaagaatTGATCTTTCTTGGTTTGAGTTCTTCGTCTTCGTACGCCATACTTCAAAAAGCTCCGCGTTCGAAAACTCGAAGACACCTgacaaaaaacgaaattacGCAGATTGTGCGCATTTTTGCACATTGAGACAAATTTCCTTTTATTCATAATTAATGGCTCTACGACATATATTAAACTTACACTGTTGCAAcgatatgttttttttgtaagtctacgtaaagttaattttttttttcaaaaaattaccTTTTAAACCTGTTTTAAAATTGACTAAATATTATTAAGACAGGCACATAGCAAAATATTAGTACACAAAACATTTAATACAAGCCAGTATGATTGTTTTCCatcataaattgaattaataaCTTGTTAAACTTTTAAGTATCGCACTTTCAAAGTAGCTAACCAAAAACTGCCTCTTCTCAAACACGTGCCTTTGGGctgcaacagctgactttaaCAGTGCAAAGCTTTAAAAGTGCActgtttattaatatttttggtatgGAGTCATATGGAGCCATATGTTTTTAATaggtttacataaaaaaaacccaaatatttaaactttgatAAAATGACTAAATACCATGAAATCGGGCAAATTCCCCATAGTGGGGTGGCCCGCCAAGGGTGGGTGGTTTCTGGCGAATCTAGTAGTACAGTGTTTACTCCAATATTTAGTAAATATTGCCCTATTATAGGGTAATTTTAATTCCAAAAGCCATtgattacaaaataataaaaagtgtAAATACAGAAGGTCTAGTTTTTAGGGGTGAACTGGGAATAAAGGGGATTTGAACCTTGCTAGTGGGATTATAACACATTCTTCTAAATAGTTTTAGAttttagaaaagaaaacaaagaagATTTTGAATACTTTCTATTGAAAAATTCTATCTTTCAtagaaatttaaaacataattttttgaaacataaacttttaaaaataaatatattaataccACAGTTTCAAACTCtttctaataaaaatttatatttaatagataataaatatagaataaagttgtttaatattttcctcAAAGTAGCCTCCATGGAGTTTTTACTGTATCAGAATATGTTTTCGAGAACTGCGTAGGGTGGCCCATCTATGGCATCGAGTGGGCTGTTTTTATATGCTGTCGCATTGCTTATTTTGGCCAATGTTATTGTTggatttgttgttgttgtgactGGCATtagtgttgttgctgttggtgttgtcGAATGTGCACTTTGTTGAATGTGCAGCGGCAGTTATTGTTGCTACAgctactgttgctgctgccgcttcTGATGTTGCTGCCGCAGCAGAAGcccaagcagcagcagcaacaactgcaAATTGCCTCGCAGCATTTAAGTCGAATTATGAAAGTATGTGTGGGTGCGGGTTTGCATTTCCACCCTCTGCAGGATGGCCCTCGCTCCAAAAAATAATACCTCCTGCCCTGTCTTGCGGCGCCCCTTCCTAGAAATCCTAGAAAACGCGCCCGAGGGACTACGAATACGCctgcattttaattaatattgattGTGAGTTATTTCCAGAGGGGGGAGGGAGAGGAGCATCCGGCGCGGGCAGCAGGTGTGTggttttaatttagttttcaaaatatgtttgtttgtgcccccaacacacacacacacacacactatccTGCCCCCACACGCTGGCATACAGATTTTTGCGGCCAAAGCCCCATAACCCACTTATGTGCGGCGAACATCCAATACAACATGGTTGCAGATAAATGTTTGCCTATTACAGGGTACACAAAGTCAGAATCCTCGCTCTGATATCATGCAAATTGGAGGGGGCGGTGCTAGCCAACAGCGATGCCaaatttgcatttcaattCAACAGTCGCCGGCTCACTCATCCTTGCACCACCCACCCCACCCATCCAGCCCACCCATCTAGCCACCCATCTCTGCCGTCACTTACTCCTCCTTGCTTTCTGTTTACCTTGCTCGAACAGCTTCGCTTTATTTTTTCAGCTCGGCTTTAAGTGTGATTCAGTGTTGCGCTCGACAGCGCGGCAAAATGTGCACGTGCTGCTACAGCCGCAAGGCTGGAAATGCTGCAAAAGGGTCACAGGAAGGCAGGCCGGGGGGCAAGGACATGAGTAAGCTTAAAAAGTGTCCAAAAGAAAGTGGGCTCAAATGTGAACTTAACGTATGTTGCAGGGGGTATCGGTTCCACCAACTGATATTTACCTTTGTGTTGCATGCAAGAATTAAGCAATTCCATGCCACATTCAACGTTTTCAGGGaagataatatttatatttaattgtaatgggaaactttttgtaaataaagataaaaatcTGGTCttcatttctttaaatttctaGAAAAGACACCTATTTCCATAAAGTTTCATCATCTCAGCATCTATCATCTTCTCTCAAATTCTATTTCCttattgttttctgttttaaaATACGAGCTCTAAGTAAAAATTATTAACATTATCAAGTAATTAAGAGTATCAacgttaaaataaatgtttaaaaaagaaatggcGCTTTTTGAAATTCGTATACTTTTATTCTACATGAcaagaaatttattttacaccaaaaacagagttgcCAGATAGACAGCTTACTTCTGGGGAATACCCCTATTTATgatgaaaaatcaataaacagACACAATAACTTGCTGTAGGATTTTCCAACGGCAcgaacaattaaaataaatagaagCATTTATAagaatcttttaaaaattttctgtTTATACTATCGAATATTCGATTACTACTTATCGGTTCTTGATatattcttatatattttcaattaaaaactgCTAATATTTAGGCGAAATTGAAgcttcttttaaaaaaaaaggataaactctgtttttaaataaaacttgtggaaaaaaaagatagaATAAAAACCTGCTCAGGAGTCAGATTATTATTAAAGCCAAATAAATGCGTTCAGCAATGACACAAACCGCATTTTTCGATACATGGCCAAATCCTTAAGATGATTTTTATGCACAACATATCGATAAATTgcattttgatatattttcaacaaccctaatttttttaagaacttGCTGCTAAAAATTAAAGGTAAACGTAATGGGGAAACGGCGGACGCAATCCCTGATGGATTCCAATTCCAGCGACAGTGACAGTGAGTCCGACACCAATCTGGAATCGGTGAGTAGGCATTTGGGCGACAAGAAAACCTTTGCGAACCTTTTCGCAGCGGCCATTATGAAAATCAATGCGCTAGTTCCAAACCCACCTTGTTTTAACAAATTTGTTACGTATACCATCCCGTTCAGGATCTGATGTCCTTGGCCAAGAAACGCAAGAAGCCCGCGGCGGCGGCAGCCAAAGCGAGTTCCCGCTCCGACTCCGATTCCGATTGGGCCAACAACAAAGCGGGAGCTCCAGCCTctaagaagaagaagcgccAAAAGAAGGCCAGCCGAGACTCTAGCTCCTCGGAGTCGAATTGGGACGACGACAGCCAGGATGAGGCCCAgccgcaacagcagcaggcaCCGCCTGCCCAGGTGGAACCCAAACCCCAGCCGGTGGCGGCCGCGGCTCAGTCCGCCCAGCTAAGCGAGGCTGAGGAGGGCGAAGTATCCGACAGCGATTCCGATAAATCCAAGTCTTCATCCTCTGGCTCCGGGTCGGACTCCTCCAGTTCGTCGTCCTCTAGCTCCGACTCCGAGTTCGATGATGGCTACGATGACGACCTGATGGGGGACGAGGAGGACCGCAAGCGTCTCAATGGCCTGTCGGAAAAGGAACGTGAGACGGAGATCTACAAGCGTATTGAGCAGCGTGAGATCATGCGGACTCGGTGGGAGATCGAGCGAAAGCTGAAGCTGGCGCGGCGGGGCGAAAAGAACCAGGAAAAGTCAAAGACAAAGGGCGAGCGGGCCAAGAAGAAGAAAGAGAAGCGGGAAAAGAAAGCAAAGAAGGCCAAGGAATCGCTGCCTCCTGTTCAGCCCCCGGTAGCCATCTCTTCTCTGCCCGCTGTAGAACCTAAACCCATTAGCGAAGTGAAGGCCGCTAGTCCCTTGTCGTCACCAGCTCTCATTCGGGAGATGGCATCCACCTCGGCAGCGGTGGCCAGCATATTGCCTGAAGACCAAGCCGCCGGGGTAGGTGTAGCTGACTATTTCGATCACAAAGAACGCTCCAAGGAACGCAAGAAGAACGTGGAGGCGAACAAGACGGACGACAAGCGCAGCAACGCAATGGCTATGTTGAAGGCCAAGCGCGAGGGCAAGGCCAAGAGGGGTAAGATTTCTAAGCCTATTTCTAATTGCACCAAGGTTTCTCAAACTTTGTATTCTATTCTTCTGCAGAAGAGGAAGAGGCCAAGAGAGCGGCCGAGCGAGATCGGGACGACGACAAGGAAGAGCTGGAAAGCGTATCCGGCTGCAAGTCGGCTGTGAAACTGAAAGCCTCTGAGATCTACTCAGACGACTCGGGCAGCAGTGACTGGGACGAGGACGAGAAGCCCTCGGGAAAGCGGTCAAGGTCTAACAGCAGCAAGGCCTCCAGCGAAACAGAGGACGAGGAGAAGACAACCAAGAGTCCTGTGTTTATAAGCACCCGTGAGGATCTAAACAAGCTGCGGCTGTCGCGCTACAAAATGGAGCGTTTCGTTAACTTGCCCATCTTTGAGGCCACTGTTTCGAACTGCTTCGTGCGGATCAGCATTGGGAACAATGGCCAAAAGCCAGTCTATCGGGTGGCTGAAATAGTGGGCGTAGTAGAGACGGGAAAGATCTACAACCTGGGCACCACGCGCACCAATCGGGGGCTGCGCTTAAAGTACGGCAGTCATGAGCGAGTCTTCCGCCTGGAATTTATCTCCAACCAGGAATTCACCGAAAACGAGTTTAACAAGTGGGTCGAGCAGTGCAAGGAATCTCAGGTCCAGATGCCATCCATGGACCTCATCGAGATTAAGCAGAATGACATCAAGAAGGCGCTAAATTACGAGTTCAAGGACGAGGACGTGGACAAGATCGTGGAGGAGAAGAACCGCTTCCGGAACAGGCCCACCAACTATGCCATGAAGAAGACCTGCCTGATGAAGGAGCGCGATGCTGCTATGCTGAGGGGCGACTACGATATTGC is a window of Drosophila bipectinata strain 14024-0381.07 chromosome 2R, DbipHiC1v2, whole genome shotgun sequence DNA encoding:
- the Rtf1 gene encoding RNA polymerase-associated protein Rtf1, producing MGKRRTQSLMDSNSSDSDSESDTNLESDLMSLAKKRKKPAAAAAKASSRSDSDSDWANNKAGAPASKKKKRQKKASRDSSSSESNWDDDSQDEAQPQQQQAPPAQVEPKPQPVAAAAQSAQLSEAEEGEVSDSDSDKSKSSSSGSGSDSSSSSSSSSDSEFDDGYDDDLMGDEEDRKRLNGLSEKERETEIYKRIEQREIMRTRWEIERKLKLARRGEKNQEKSKTKGERAKKKKEKREKKAKKAKESLPPVQPPVAISSLPAVEPKPISEVKAASPLSSPALIREMASTSAAVASILPEDQAAGVGVADYFDHKERSKERKKNVEANKTDDKRSNAMAMLKAKREGKAKREEEEAKRAAERDRDDDKEELESVSGCKSAVKLKASEIYSDDSGSSDWDEDEKPSGKRSRSNSSKASSETEDEEKTTKSPVFISTREDLNKLRLSRYKMERFVNLPIFEATVSNCFVRISIGNNGQKPVYRVAEIVGVVETGKIYNLGTTRTNRGLRLKYGSHERVFRLEFISNQEFTENEFNKWVEQCKESQVQMPSMDLIEIKQNDIKKALNYEFKDEDVDKIVEEKNRFRNRPTNYAMKKTCLMKERDAAMLRGDYDIAQDLGQQIDELESRASELDKRRSHTLNLISYINDRNRKKNVQDAEKAIMEEARANKGLKISDPFTRRITQPRMGFKGGKKDEEEMLQAPLPPPPPGKKKTNEAGPSNSSAKPTDSKDYSLYSLHDFDIDLDVPLPVNSTNSVPKPASKPAETVSKRSLNLEDYKKKRGLI